One window of the Alligator mississippiensis isolate rAllMis1 chromosome 5, rAllMis1, whole genome shotgun sequence genome contains the following:
- the NR1D2 gene encoding nuclear receptor subfamily 1 group D member 2 isoform X3 — MVLLCKVCGDVASGFHYGVHACEGCKGFFRRSIQQNIQYKKCLKNNNCSIMRMNRNRCQQCRFKKCLSVGMSRDAVRFGRIPKREKQRMLIEMQSAMKTMMNSQFNGHSSNEALSEHQEQAPEELASKPQQEQENIKSPSPPPPPPPPPPSDIAKEEVIGMVTRAHKDTFMYNQEQSQNPAEAVQPHNGERIPKNTKQYSLNSDRCSSGLNGIHYTENEHYLSGQYKGRNVMHYPNGHTICLTNGHCMNFTNSYTQRICDRIPEDGFSPNENMNGYSCNTGRRMHLVCPMSKTPYVDPTKSGHEVWEEFSMSFTPAVKEVVEFAKRIPGFRDLSQHDQVNLLKAGTFEVLMVRFSSLFDTKERTVTFLSGKKYSVDELHLMGAGDLLNSMFEFSEKLNALQLSDEEMSLFTAVVLVSADRSGIENVNSVEALQETLIRALRTLIMKNHPNEASIFTKLLLKLPDLRSLNNMHSEELLAFKVHP; from the exons gGCTTTTTCAGAAGAAGTATTCAGCAAAATATCCAATATAAGAAATGCCTGAAGAATAACAACTGCTCTATAATGAGAATGAATAGGAACAGATGCCAGCAGTGCCGCTTCAAAAAATGTCTGTCTGTTGGAATGTCAAGAGATG CTGTTAGATTTGGCCGCATTCCTAAACGTGAAAAACAGAGAATGCTGATTGAAATGCAAAGTGCCATGAAGACCATGATGAACAGCCAATTCAATGGCCACTCGTCAAATGAAGCATTATCAGAACATCAAGAGCAAGCACCTGAAGAACTTGCATCCAAACCCCAACAAGAGCAGGAGAACATCAAAAGTCCttctccaccaccacctcctcctcctcctcctccctctgacaTTGCCAAGGAAGAAGTGATTGGTATGGTGACCCGAGCCCACAAAGATACCTTCATGTACAACCAGGAACAGTCACAAAACCCAGCTGAGGCCGTGCAGCCACACAATGGGGAGAGAATTCCAAAGAACACTAAACAGTATAGTTTGAATAGTGACCGTTGTAGCAGTGGGCTTAATGGCATCCATTATACCGAAAATGAGCACTATCTCAGTGGACAGTACAAAGGGAGAAATGTAATGCATTATCCAAATGGGCACACCATTTGTTTGACAAATGGCCACTGTATGAACTTTACCAACAGTTATACTCAAAGAATATGTGATAGGATTCCAGAAGATGGGTTTTCTCCAAATGAGAACATGAATGGTTACTCATGCAACACTGGCAGGAGAATGCATCTG GTTTGTCCAATGAGCAAGACTCCCTATGTGGATCCAACTAAATCTGGCCATGAAGTTTGGGAAGAATTTTCCATGAGCTTTACTCCTGCAGTGAAAGAAGTTGTGGAGTTTGCCAAACGTATCCCGGGGTTCCGAGATCTTTCCCAGCACGACCAGGTCAACCTTCTAAAGGCTGGAACCTTTGAG GTTTTAATGGTACGGTTTTCATCTCTGTTTGATACAAAGGAACGTACTGTCACCTTTCTTAGTGGAAAGAAGTACAGCGTGGATGAATTGCATTTGATGGGAGCCGGTGATTTGCTCAATTCCATGTTTGAATTTAGCGAGAAGCTAAATGCCCTGCAACTTAGCGATGAGGAAATGAGTTTGTTtacagcagttgttttggtatCTGCAG ATCGATCTGGAATAGAAAATGTCAACTCCGTGGAGGCACTGCAGGAAACATTAATTCGAGCGCTACGGACCTTAATTATGAAAAACCATCCAAATGAAGCCTCTATTTTTACAAAACTTCTTTTGAAATTACCTGACTTGCGTTCCTTAAACAACATGCACTCTGAGGAACTCTTGGCCTTTAAAGTTCACCCCTAG